A region from the Bacteroidota bacterium genome encodes:
- a CDS encoding serine hydrolase domain-containing protein — translation MSFVRYTLVFLLCFVAGTAAAQTHSLQKSPALSEAAPKAAGMSADRLAHIDAMAKEAVDAGHLPGVVALVARHGKIVFWKAYGKADNASNRMMKRDDIFRIASQTKAITSTAVLMLWEEGHFQLDDPISKYIPEFKNPQVLSRYRYSDTTYTTVDADKEITIRHLLTHTSGIGYGVIDGDERMKMIYNKAGITDLFTTESITIEESVKKLAKLPLHHNPGEKFTYSEGLDVLGYFIEVISGQPFDDFLRTRIFDPLGMDDTWFYLPDNKADRLVSVQRKDKDGGWEQYPITFYDTNYPITGARTFFSGGAGLSSTAKDYATFLQMYLNGGELNGTRILSRKTIESAMKNQVGALNGENATSGIGLAFGVVNDKGVARGGIGSAGTFEWGGYFNTQYFADPDEQLIGVILKQTQGPVMDNTGWKFRLFTGQAIDD, via the coding sequence ATGTCCTTCGTCAGATACACCCTCGTTTTTCTGCTTTGCTTTGTTGCCGGCACCGCTGCGGCGCAAACCCACTCCCTCCAAAAATCTCCTGCGCTCAGCGAAGCTGCACCCAAAGCAGCCGGCATGTCGGCAGACCGACTGGCACATATTGACGCCATGGCAAAAGAGGCTGTCGATGCAGGCCATCTGCCGGGCGTAGTAGCCCTTGTAGCGCGGCACGGCAAAATTGTATTCTGGAAAGCGTATGGCAAAGCCGACAACGCAAGCAATCGGATGATGAAGCGTGATGATATTTTTCGCATTGCCTCGCAGACCAAAGCCATCACCTCAACCGCTGTTTTGATGTTGTGGGAAGAAGGACATTTTCAACTCGATGATCCGATCTCGAAATACATCCCCGAATTCAAGAACCCGCAGGTGCTATCGCGCTATCGGTACAGTGACACCACCTATACCACCGTGGATGCCGACAAAGAAATTACCATCCGCCACCTGCTCACCCACACCTCGGGGATTGGGTACGGCGTGATTGATGGGGACGAGCGGATGAAAATGATTTACAACAAAGCCGGCATCACCGACCTCTTTACTACAGAGTCCATTACCATCGAGGAAAGCGTCAAGAAGCTCGCAAAGCTGCCACTGCACCACAATCCAGGTGAGAAGTTCACCTACAGTGAAGGCCTAGATGTGCTCGGATATTTTATCGAAGTGATTTCTGGCCAACCGTTTGATGACTTTCTAAGAACACGCATCTTCGATCCGCTCGGCATGGATGACACCTGGTTCTATCTACCAGACAACAAAGCCGACCGGCTCGTATCCGTACAGCGTAAAGATAAAGACGGCGGCTGGGAGCAATATCCCATCACGTTTTACGACACCAACTACCCCATCACCGGCGCCCGCACCTTTTTCTCCGGTGGCGCGGGCCTGTCCAGTACCGCTAAAGACTACGCAACCTTTTTGCAGATGTACCTCAACGGTGGCGAACTCAATGGCACCCGTATCCTGAGTCGGAAGACCATTGAGTCAGCAATGAAAAACCAGGTGGGTGCGCTCAATGGGGAAAACGCTACAAGCGGAATCGGCCTGGCCTTTGGCGTAGTGAACGACAAAGGCGTCGCCCGCGGTGGTATTGGTAGCGCCGGCACGTTCGAGTGGGGCGGGTACTTCAACACGCAATACTTCGCGGACCCGGATGAACAGTTAATCGGCGTAATCCTGAAACAGACCCAGGGACCTGTGATGGATAACACCGGGTGGAAATTTCGATTATTTACCGGGCAGGCGATTGATGACTAA
- a CDS encoding sugar ABC transporter substrate-binding protein, whose protein sequence is MKSLSTYALLATLLLIAGCQSDATISDKPRVALIMKSLANEFFVTMADGAKAHQVEHAETYDLVVNGIKNESDLSQQVALVEQMIATGVDAIVIAPADSRALVPVAKRAQQAGIVVVNIDNKFDAAVLQEAGVTIPFVGPDNRAGARSVGEALANELEVGDEVAIIGGIPTAFNAQQRQQGFEDAMAAAGINIVSIQSGGWEQAQANTVAAALINEHPNLKALLCSNDNMALGAASALRQAGKEDVLVVGFDNIAAIQAMIENGRVLATADQHGDLLAVYGIEAALQILSGTVSPEDRQTPVDLITRNTP, encoded by the coding sequence ATGAAGTCACTATCTACCTATGCTTTATTGGCCACCCTGCTCCTAATTGCAGGCTGCCAGTCAGATGCAACAATATCCGACAAACCCCGCGTTGCGCTCATCATGAAGTCGCTGGCGAACGAATTCTTTGTGACGATGGCAGACGGTGCAAAGGCGCACCAGGTGGAGCATGCTGAGACGTATGACCTGGTTGTAAACGGCATCAAAAACGAAAGCGATCTCAGCCAACAGGTGGCGCTAGTCGAGCAGATGATTGCTACCGGTGTGGATGCTATCGTCATCGCGCCGGCTGACTCGCGGGCACTCGTGCCTGTGGCAAAGCGCGCGCAGCAAGCAGGGATTGTTGTGGTTAATATCGACAATAAATTTGATGCAGCGGTGCTTCAGGAAGCAGGTGTAACCATTCCGTTTGTAGGCCCTGACAACCGCGCTGGCGCACGCAGCGTAGGTGAAGCCCTTGCTAACGAACTCGAGGTGGGGGACGAGGTGGCAATCATTGGCGGGATCCCTACGGCCTTCAACGCGCAGCAGCGACAGCAAGGCTTTGAAGATGCTATGGCGGCTGCCGGCATCAACATCGTCAGCATTCAAAGCGGCGGCTGGGAGCAGGCGCAGGCCAATACGGTTGCCGCGGCATTGATCAACGAACACCCCAACCTGAAAGCCCTGCTTTGCAGCAACGACAACATGGCGCTGGGTGCAGCTTCTGCGCTGCGCCAGGCCGGCAAAGAAGATGTGCTCGTCGTAGGTTTTGATAACATTGCAGCCATCCAGGCCATGATCGAAAACGGCCGCGTACTCGCCACAGCAGATCAGCATGGCGACCTGCTTGCCGTATATGGTATCGAGGCGGCCTTGCAGATTCTGTCGGGTACCGTTTCGCCCGAAGATCGGCAAACACCTGTTGATCTTATCACCAGAAACACCCCATAG
- a CDS encoding ABC transporter permease, with translation MANKPHWIRSATEYAGLLVVLAGLIGLFGLLSDHFLSAITFRTLANQIPPLVVVAIGMTFVLSIAGIDLSVGSVLALSSAVLGVLLVQAGWPLWLCIFACMGTGLLCGLLNGFVSEHWRIPSFIVTLGMLEIARGGAYLTTASQTQYVGAAIAGIGTPGFLGLSPTFYIAVLLVIIGQVVLKRTVFGRYMVATGLNPEAARLSGINLSQVRVAVFAIAGLLCGIGGVFQTAYLESVDPNAGIGMELAAIAAVVIGGTSLMGGHASVVNSFIGVLIIAVLQTGLAQIGADEPTKRMVTGGVIVLAVIADAYRQRMAGQRFSLWKLFQRPDASKA, from the coding sequence GTGGCAAACAAACCGCACTGGATTCGTTCGGCCACAGAATACGCCGGCCTGTTGGTAGTACTGGCAGGACTCATCGGCCTATTTGGCCTGCTGAGCGATCACTTTCTCTCCGCTATCACTTTCCGCACCCTTGCCAACCAAATCCCGCCACTGGTTGTTGTAGCGATTGGGATGACGTTTGTGCTTTCCATTGCCGGCATCGATTTGTCGGTGGGCTCGGTGCTGGCGTTAAGCAGTGCGGTGCTGGGTGTTTTACTCGTGCAGGCTGGCTGGCCGCTATGGCTCTGTATTTTCGCATGTATGGGCACCGGGCTACTCTGTGGTTTACTCAACGGATTTGTGTCTGAACACTGGCGCATTCCGTCATTCATCGTAACCCTCGGCATGCTCGAGATTGCGCGGGGTGGGGCCTACCTCACCACGGCATCACAGACCCAGTATGTCGGCGCTGCGATAGCCGGCATCGGCACACCTGGATTCCTTGGCCTCTCCCCGACTTTTTACATCGCGGTACTCCTTGTCATCATCGGGCAAGTGGTATTGAAACGCACTGTCTTTGGCCGCTACATGGTGGCTACGGGTTTAAATCCAGAGGCTGCCCGGTTGTCTGGGATCAACCTGAGCCAGGTACGCGTGGCTGTTTTTGCGATAGCCGGCTTGCTGTGCGGCATCGGCGGGGTTTTCCAGACGGCCTACCTGGAATCGGTTGATCCCAACGCCGGCATCGGGATGGAGCTTGCAGCCATCGCTGCGGTTGTGATAGGCGGCACCAGCCTCATGGGTGGACATGCTTCTGTAGTCAACAGCTTTATCGGCGTGCTGATCATTGCGGTGCTGCAAACCGGACTCGCCCAAATTGGCGCTGACGAGCCCACCAAGCGCATGGTCACGGGCGGCGTAATTGTGCTTGCAGTAATCGCCGACGCCTACCGCCAGCGCATGGCCGGCCAGCGGTTCAGCCTATGGAAACTGTTTCAGCGGCCTGACGCCAGCAAAGCTTAA